A DNA window from Akkermansiaceae bacterium contains the following coding sequences:
- the lipB gene encoding lipoyl(octanoyl) transferase LipB: MMDIRHLSGHIPYEDGLRLQEETVTAVLAKEAPDTLFLLEHEPVYTIGRLRDQSSLRDASMLPHPVHDTNRGGQATYHGPGQITGYPILDLTTRGKDLHEHLRKIEEALILACGRFGVQAGRRDGLTGVWVGNRKLASIGVGVRKWISMHGFAINITNESLPPFFAITPCGLDGVSMTSLEMEAGRPITVAEAAVVIGEEMRRLLE; the protein is encoded by the coding sequence ATGATGGACATCCGACATCTCTCCGGCCACATCCCCTATGAGGACGGTCTTCGCCTCCAGGAGGAAACCGTGACCGCGGTGCTGGCGAAGGAAGCACCGGACACGCTCTTTCTGCTGGAGCATGAGCCGGTCTATACCATCGGCCGGTTGAGGGACCAGTCGTCGCTGCGGGACGCCTCCATGCTCCCCCACCCGGTCCACGACACGAACCGCGGCGGCCAGGCGACCTACCATGGCCCCGGCCAGATCACCGGCTACCCCATCCTGGACCTGACCACCCGCGGCAAGGACCTGCACGAGCACCTGCGGAAGATCGAGGAGGCGCTCATCCTGGCCTGCGGCCGCTTCGGCGTGCAGGCCGGACGGCGGGATGGACTCACCGGCGTGTGGGTGGGGAACCGCAAGCTGGCGTCCATCGGTGTTGGCGTGCGTAAATGGATCTCCATGCACGGCTTCGCCATCAACATCACGAATGAAAGCCTGCCGCCGTTCTTCGCCATCACCCCGTGCGGGCTGGATGGCGTGAGCATGACCAGCCTGGAGATGGAAGCGGGGCGGCCTATCACTGTTGCTGAGGCGGCGGTGGTGATCGGTGAGGAGATGAGGCGCTTGCTGGAGTGA
- the ruvC gene encoding crossover junction endodeoxyribonuclease RuvC, giving the protein MRVLSIDPAVRNTGYAVLEGDPRKPVVLAFDVISIPKSLPQSAALAAVRTHLVNVIRKFQPEEVAVEGIIYVQSHQTAISMGAARACAMIAAADHGLKIYEYSPKKVKMAVVGKGTADKQQVAFMVRALLGLAENPPSDAADALAIGMAHLQASDPLKAKLLDRRQI; this is encoded by the coding sequence ATGCGCGTCCTCTCCATCGACCCTGCCGTCCGGAATACGGGATACGCCGTACTCGAGGGCGATCCGCGCAAGCCGGTGGTGCTCGCCTTCGATGTGATCTCGATCCCGAAAAGCCTCCCGCAATCCGCCGCGCTCGCCGCGGTGCGGACGCATCTGGTGAATGTCATCCGGAAGTTCCAGCCGGAGGAGGTGGCGGTGGAGGGCATCATCTACGTGCAGTCCCATCAGACGGCTATTTCGATGGGGGCGGCCCGCGCCTGCGCCATGATCGCCGCCGCGGACCACGGCCTGAAGATCTACGAATACTCGCCGAAGAAGGTGAAGATGGCCGTCGTGGGCAAGGGAACGGCGGACAAGCAGCAGGTCGCCTTCATGGTGCGCGCGCTGCTCGGTCTGGCGGAGAATCCCCCGTCGGACGCGGCGGACGCCCTTGCCATCGGCATGGCGCACCTGCAGGCTTCCGATCCGCTCAAGGCGAAGCTCCTCGACCGCAGGCAGATCTGA
- a CDS encoding type II toxin-antitoxin system VapC family toxin encodes MKAYPDTSYLCALYRFQENSERAASHFAAMPGSLVIASPLLFEFRQSIRLQAWLHTKDRGKGYDKQTALHALAKFQNNISTGAIKVIPVEWADVAGIAETISSEFTWTSGCRGFDILHVATALHLGSSEFLTFDRNQKKLALAKGLTVPF; translated from the coding sequence GTGAAAGCTTATCCTGATACGTCCTATCTCTGCGCGCTATACCGCTTCCAGGAAAATTCCGAACGGGCCGCCAGCCACTTCGCCGCGATGCCAGGCTCTCTGGTCATCGCATCCCCCCTTCTCTTCGAGTTCAGGCAATCCATCCGCCTGCAGGCGTGGCTTCACACGAAAGATCGCGGGAAAGGATATGACAAACAGACGGCACTCCACGCGCTCGCCAAATTTCAGAACAACATCTCCACTGGTGCGATCAAGGTGATACCCGTGGAATGGGCGGACGTGGCGGGCATCGCGGAAACCATCTCATCTGAGTTCACCTGGACCAGCGGGTGCCGGGGATTCGACATCCTCCATGTCGCCACCGCCCTCCATCTGGGCAGCTCCGAGTTTCTGACGTTCGACAGGAACCAGAAGAAGCTCGCCTTGGCGAAAGGCCTCACCGTTCCCTTTTGA
- a CDS encoding DEAD/DEAH box helicase — MGFDTLGLSETVLQAIGESGYTTPTPIQAQAIPIILSGKDVIGASQTGTGKTAAFALPSLAKLEKIGKPQILVLEPTRELAHQVAEQFEKYGKHTGMKVALLYGGVGLGAQADALNAGADIVVATPGRLVDHFYRATMRFGELKILILDEVDRMLDMGFLPQVRKIVNLCPWEGRQTLFFSATMPPAIQTFAQWCLTDPVSIEIARTSVPKSVTHAFYPVAMDQRDELLLGLLKETEYHSVMIFTRTRKEADEVTAMIKDSGQPKVAAMHSDISQVDRMKALAGFKAGDYEILVATDVAARGIDISGVSHVINYRVPENAEDYVHRIGRTGRAAAEGDAFTILTADELDYAKSVEVFIDQKIPRRKLDNFEYIYTALLDTDPIKPVRRKKVGGKKRR, encoded by the coding sequence ATGGGATTTGACACATTAGGACTCTCCGAAACCGTACTCCAAGCCATCGGCGAATCCGGTTACACCACGCCAACGCCCATCCAGGCCCAGGCCATTCCCATCATCCTTTCCGGGAAAGACGTCATCGGCGCCTCCCAGACCGGCACCGGAAAGACCGCGGCCTTCGCGCTGCCATCCCTTGCCAAGCTCGAAAAGATCGGCAAGCCACAGATTCTCGTCCTCGAGCCTACCCGCGAGCTGGCCCACCAGGTGGCGGAACAGTTCGAAAAATACGGCAAGCACACCGGCATGAAGGTGGCGCTGCTCTACGGCGGCGTGGGCCTCGGTGCCCAGGCTGACGCGCTGAATGCCGGAGCCGACATCGTCGTCGCCACCCCGGGCCGTCTGGTCGATCATTTCTACCGCGCCACCATGCGCTTCGGGGAGCTGAAGATCCTCATCCTGGACGAGGTGGACCGCATGCTGGACATGGGCTTCCTGCCGCAGGTCCGGAAGATCGTGAACCTCTGCCCGTGGGAAGGCCGCCAGACGCTGTTCTTCTCCGCCACCATGCCACCGGCGATCCAGACCTTCGCCCAATGGTGCCTCACCGACCCGGTTTCCATCGAAATCGCCCGCACCTCCGTGCCGAAGAGCGTGACCCACGCCTTCTACCCGGTGGCCATGGACCAGCGTGACGAGCTGCTGCTCGGCCTGCTGAAGGAAACCGAATACCACTCCGTGATGATCTTCACCCGCACCCGCAAGGAAGCGGACGAAGTCACCGCCATGATCAAGGACAGCGGCCAGCCGAAGGTCGCCGCCATGCACTCCGACATCAGCCAGGTGGACCGCATGAAGGCCCTCGCCGGATTCAAGGCCGGTGACTACGAGATCCTCGTCGCCACCGACGTCGCCGCGCGCGGCATCGACATCTCCGGTGTCTCCCACGTCATCAACTACCGCGTCCCGGAAAACGCCGAGGACTACGTCCACCGCATCGGCCGGACCGGCCGCGCCGCGGCCGAAGGCGACGCCTTCACCATCCTCACCGCGGACGAACTGGACTACGCGAAGTCCGTCGAAGTCTTCATCGACCAGAAGATCCCGCGCCGCAAGCTGGACAACTTCGAGTACATCTACACCGCCCTGCTCGACACCGACCCGATCAAGCCGGTCCGCCGGAAGAAGGTCGGCGGGAAGAAGCGGCGTTGA
- a CDS encoding sigma-70 family RNA polymerase sigma factor encodes MSEDDVEKENKDDVIMVEAYAKTRKSLIARLDNWEDQRTWDEFYQTYWRLIYSVAVKAGLRADEAFDCVQETILSIAKQSKRKLYDPEQGSFKTWLMNMTRWRINDQFRKRKKDTAMAGGEWDNDRKTAVIDRVEDPNGDLLSRLWDVEWKKNVADAALSRVKAQVSPKQYQIFHYYVIKQWDAKKVQDHLNVSMAQVYLAKHRVGSVLKRELAKLEEDAE; translated from the coding sequence ATGTCCGAGGACGATGTAGAAAAGGAAAACAAGGACGATGTGATCATGGTGGAGGCCTACGCGAAGACGCGTAAGAGCCTCATCGCCCGTCTGGACAATTGGGAAGACCAACGGACTTGGGACGAATTCTACCAAACCTATTGGCGGCTGATCTATTCCGTCGCCGTGAAGGCCGGCCTGCGGGCGGACGAAGCTTTCGACTGCGTGCAGGAGACCATCCTTTCCATCGCCAAGCAGAGCAAACGGAAGCTCTATGACCCGGAGCAGGGGTCTTTCAAAACCTGGCTCATGAACATGACCCGCTGGCGCATCAACGACCAGTTCCGGAAGCGGAAAAAAGACACCGCCATGGCCGGTGGCGAGTGGGACAACGACCGGAAGACCGCGGTGATCGACCGGGTGGAGGACCCGAACGGGGACCTCCTTTCCCGCCTGTGGGATGTGGAGTGGAAAAAGAACGTCGCCGACGCCGCTTTATCCAGGGTGAAGGCGCAGGTTTCACCGAAACAATACCAGATTTTCCACTATTACGTCATCAAGCAGTGGGACGCGAAAAAAGTACAGGACCACTTGAACGTCAGCATGGCGCAGGTATATCTGGCGAAGCATCGCGTCGGCTCCGTGCTGAAGCGCGAACTCGCGAAACTGGAGGAAGATGCCGAGTAA
- a CDS encoding SUMF1/EgtB/PvdO family nonheme iron enzyme, which yields MPSKSRPDPVIPDHEILRKIGGGAYGEVWLGRGVTGALRAVKVVWREDFEDARGFEREFEGILKFEPMSRDHPGLVHILHVGRSPDGVSFYYYVMELGDDVRSGQNINPIEYEPRTLRADAKQALHPQLDTDTCIDVGLRLAEALHHLHERGLAHRDVKPSNVIFLNGKAKLADIGLVAARDQRTFVGTEGFVPPEGPGSAQADVYSLGKVLYEIATGKDRLEFPELPDTLPNGSQRKRWLELNKIICDICEPRLSKRMITSAAELAEALRRLQRGKRARRKRSFSLVWVVSLLLLGLAGWAGYEVTKRGRIQTLVDIVRPPPVKRPVEKFRQVKLITIPGNATVYDGKGTYVDLTPTREINAKLGQTLEFRIELAKYQPKDIKVTVVDGDGVMAVIENLQPDQPPEGGVVWMDHLRNRYKPLDSRKSHISEGYMKKRDWLMFNAASARKTEDFLTVSQNGIETEITLANDEAARAFCSWLEGEALRNGLLTRDFEMVPDRDLSFKDPKMTDAQRKEDLRPFYVVVRRIDFGMVRLKTDPPEVEVFIDGMRRGMTDKDGALLLERVKPGSHIKFTLLKEGFKPLEFDTEVVPSQTGEITRKLEENKGIIFGRDWKNTLGMEFVPLGPDLMVSKWESRVADYRAFITGYNADLTRQQEAAGPEAADDIAGALMPLTMPLATDFSQADDHPVVYVSRDDAEKFCIWLTRKEREEGLIRESHVYRLPTDLEWSRMAAIEDQPGKSPLARDSDKQPRFPWGTAWPPPKGAGNFADTSAALAPGKSSDLSIPGYSDDNPYTSTVGSYPANRYGIFDLSGNAQEWVYTDWKDAEDIPVMSADGRPIRAATVDIQMGVLRGGGWDTYREEALYTGFRNWIPPSKGDASTGFRVVLVRVGNGKEINPLDPVSPAPVPPVVPGAAVPPLPAPVPAPPAPDN from the coding sequence ATGCCGAGTAAATCCCGACCTGATCCTGTCATCCCCGACCATGAGATCCTCCGCAAGATCGGGGGGGGCGCTTACGGCGAGGTGTGGCTGGGCAGGGGGGTGACCGGCGCGCTGCGCGCGGTCAAGGTGGTGTGGCGGGAGGACTTCGAGGACGCCCGCGGGTTCGAGCGGGAGTTCGAGGGCATCCTGAAGTTCGAGCCGATGTCGCGGGACCACCCCGGACTGGTCCACATCCTCCACGTAGGACGCAGTCCGGACGGCGTTTCGTTCTACTACTACGTGATGGAACTCGGGGACGACGTGCGCTCCGGGCAGAACATCAACCCCATCGAGTATGAGCCGCGGACGCTGCGTGCGGACGCGAAGCAGGCGCTGCACCCCCAGCTCGACACGGACACCTGCATCGATGTCGGCCTGCGGCTGGCGGAGGCGCTGCACCATCTCCATGAGCGCGGGCTGGCGCACCGGGACGTGAAGCCGTCGAACGTCATTTTCCTCAATGGCAAGGCGAAGCTGGCGGACATCGGCCTGGTGGCCGCGCGCGACCAGCGGACCTTTGTCGGCACGGAGGGCTTCGTCCCGCCCGAGGGTCCCGGCTCCGCGCAGGCGGACGTGTACAGCTTGGGAAAGGTGCTGTACGAGATCGCCACCGGCAAGGACCGGCTGGAGTTTCCGGAACTGCCGGACACATTGCCGAACGGCTCCCAGCGGAAGCGCTGGCTGGAGCTGAACAAGATCATCTGTGACATCTGCGAGCCGCGGCTTTCCAAACGGATGATCACCTCCGCGGCGGAACTCGCGGAAGCCCTGCGGCGTCTCCAGCGTGGCAAGCGTGCCAGGCGGAAGCGCAGCTTCTCCCTGGTGTGGGTCGTTTCCCTGCTGCTGCTCGGCCTGGCCGGGTGGGCGGGATATGAGGTGACCAAGCGCGGCAGGATCCAGACCTTGGTCGATATCGTGAGGCCTCCGCCGGTGAAGCGGCCGGTGGAGAAGTTCCGCCAGGTGAAGCTCATCACCATCCCGGGAAATGCGACCGTCTATGACGGGAAAGGGACCTACGTCGATCTCACGCCCACGCGGGAGATCAATGCCAAGCTGGGGCAGACCCTGGAGTTCCGGATCGAGCTGGCGAAGTACCAGCCGAAGGACATCAAGGTGACGGTGGTGGATGGTGACGGCGTCATGGCCGTCATCGAGAACCTCCAGCCGGACCAGCCGCCGGAGGGCGGCGTCGTGTGGATGGACCACCTGCGCAACCGCTACAAGCCGCTCGACAGCCGGAAGTCCCACATCAGCGAGGGCTACATGAAGAAGCGGGACTGGCTCATGTTCAACGCGGCCAGCGCGCGAAAGACGGAGGATTTCCTGACGGTCTCCCAGAACGGCATCGAGACGGAGATCACGCTGGCGAATGATGAGGCCGCCCGCGCGTTCTGCAGTTGGCTGGAAGGGGAGGCCCTGCGCAACGGCCTGCTCACCCGGGATTTCGAGATGGTCCCGGACCGCGACCTTTCCTTCAAGGACCCGAAGATGACGGACGCGCAGCGGAAGGAGGATCTCCGTCCTTTCTATGTGGTCGTCCGCAGGATCGACTTCGGCATGGTCCGCCTGAAGACCGATCCGCCGGAGGTGGAGGTCTTCATCGACGGCATGAGGCGCGGGATGACCGACAAGGATGGCGCGCTCCTGCTGGAGCGGGTGAAGCCCGGCTCGCACATCAAGTTCACGCTGTTGAAGGAAGGCTTCAAGCCCCTGGAGTTCGATACCGAGGTCGTCCCCAGCCAGACCGGAGAGATCACCCGGAAGCTGGAGGAGAACAAGGGCATCATCTTCGGCAGGGACTGGAAGAACACGCTCGGCATGGAATTCGTGCCGCTGGGACCGGACCTGATGGTGTCGAAGTGGGAGAGCCGCGTCGCGGACTACCGCGCCTTCATCACCGGCTACAACGCCGACCTCACCCGCCAGCAGGAAGCCGCCGGGCCGGAGGCCGCGGATGACATCGCGGGTGCCCTCATGCCGCTCACCATGCCGCTGGCAACGGATTTCTCCCAGGCGGATGACCATCCGGTCGTCTATGTTTCCAGGGATGACGCGGAGAAATTCTGCATCTGGCTGACCCGGAAAGAACGCGAGGAAGGCCTGATCCGTGAAAGCCATGTCTATCGCCTGCCGACGGACCTGGAGTGGAGCCGCATGGCCGCCATCGAGGACCAGCCGGGGAAATCCCCGCTCGCGCGCGACAGCGACAAGCAGCCGAGGTTCCCATGGGGAACCGCCTGGCCGCCGCCCAAAGGTGCCGGAAACTTCGCGGACACCAGCGCCGCGCTGGCTCCGGGGAAATCCTCCGATCTTTCCATCCCCGGCTACAGCGATGACAATCCCTACACCTCCACGGTGGGATCCTACCCGGCGAACCGGTATGGCATCTTCGACCTGAGCGGCAACGCGCAGGAGTGGGTCTATACGGACTGGAAGGACGCGGAGGACATCCCCGTCATGAGCGCGGATGGCCGGCCGATCCGTGCCGCGACCGTGGACATCCAGATGGGTGTCCTGCGCGGTGGCGGATGGGACACCTACCGGGAGGAGGCGCTTTACACCGGCTTCCGGAACTGGATCCCGCCATCGAAAGGGGATGCGTCCACCGGCTTCCGTGTCGTCCTCGTGAGGGTTGGCAATGGCAAGGAGATCAATCCGCTGGATCCGGTCTCTCCCGCTCCCGTTCCGCCCGTGGTTCCCGGAGCCGCCGTTCCGCCGCTGCCCGCACCCGTCCCGGCACCTCCCGCCCCTGACAACTGA
- a CDS encoding OsmC family protein gives MVEIKLDYEGDLHCSAVHGPSGTTLATDAPVDNNGRGESFSPTDLVATALGACMATVMGIMARRKEISLEGLKVAVRKHMSEDLPRRISKLEVDLDMPLPADHPERKVFEAAARGCPVHHSLHPDIEVVMQWTWR, from the coding sequence ATGGTTGAAATCAAGCTCGACTACGAAGGGGACCTGCACTGCAGCGCGGTCCATGGACCATCCGGCACCACGCTCGCCACGGACGCGCCCGTCGATAACAACGGCCGTGGGGAATCCTTCTCGCCCACGGACCTCGTGGCCACTGCGCTCGGTGCCTGCATGGCCACCGTCATGGGCATCATGGCCCGCCGCAAGGAGATCTCTCTGGAGGGACTGAAAGTCGCCGTCCGCAAGCACATGTCGGAGGATCTGCCACGCCGCATCTCGAAGCTGGAGGTGGATCTCGACATGCCTCTGCCCGCAGACCATCCGGAGCGGAAAGTCTTCGAAGCCGCCGCCCGAGGCTGCCCCGTCCACCACAGCCTCCACCCCGACATCGAGGTGGTCATGCAGTGGACGTGGAGGTGA
- a CDS encoding arylsulfatase — protein sequence MIRRLLLVLASLAAFTTAAERKPNIIFILADDLGYGELGSYGQKIIQTPNLDLMASEGMRFTHFYSGATVCAPSRSVLMTGQHQGHTRVRGNAGNKNPLAQALRPGDVTVASLLKQRGYTTALIGKWGLGDEGPAEVGMPRRHGFDQFFGYLNQRHAHNHYPKELWRNEEKVPNEGYSDDHFTTESLKFVAENKDRPFFLYWSMVVPHAHNAMRGKGPLGGAEVPDLGIYADKDWPGPDKGHAAMITRMDSYVGRMLEQLRNLGIAENTLVIFSSDNGPHNESGHDLSRFNPSGPFTGIKRSLTDGGIRVPFIAWWPGKVKPAVSDHVGYFGDIMATAADLSGAALPPNRDSISLLPVLSGQGEQKEHEFLYWEFHEGGFRHAALYQGRWKGIRRNGKLFLYDQQNDVAEKNDVAAQHPEVLAKIDAYLKTARSESPDWPVGE from the coding sequence ATGATCCGCCGCCTTCTCCTCGTCCTCGCATCGCTCGCCGCTTTCACGACGGCGGCGGAGAGGAAGCCGAACATCATCTTCATCCTCGCGGATGACCTCGGCTACGGGGAGCTGGGCAGTTACGGGCAGAAGATCATCCAGACGCCCAATCTGGACTTGATGGCGTCGGAGGGCATGCGGTTCACGCACTTCTACTCAGGAGCCACCGTCTGCGCGCCGTCCCGCAGCGTGCTGATGACGGGCCAGCACCAGGGCCACACCCGCGTGCGCGGGAATGCCGGGAATAAGAACCCGCTTGCCCAGGCGCTGCGCCCGGGGGATGTGACCGTCGCCTCCCTGCTGAAGCAGCGGGGCTACACCACCGCCCTCATCGGCAAATGGGGCCTGGGCGATGAAGGCCCGGCGGAGGTCGGCATGCCCCGCAGGCATGGCTTCGACCAATTTTTCGGCTACCTGAACCAAAGGCACGCGCACAACCACTACCCGAAGGAACTGTGGCGCAACGAGGAGAAGGTGCCGAACGAAGGCTACTCCGACGACCATTTCACGACGGAGTCCCTGAAGTTCGTCGCGGAGAACAAGGACCGCCCGTTCTTCCTCTACTGGAGCATGGTGGTGCCGCACGCCCACAACGCGATGCGTGGCAAAGGCCCGCTGGGCGGCGCGGAGGTGCCGGACCTGGGCATCTATGCGGACAAGGACTGGCCCGGTCCGGACAAGGGCCACGCCGCCATGATCACGCGCATGGATTCCTACGTCGGGCGGATGCTGGAGCAGTTGCGGAACCTGGGCATCGCGGAGAACACGCTGGTCATCTTCAGCAGCGACAACGGCCCCCACAACGAGAGCGGCCACGACCTTTCTCGCTTCAATCCGTCAGGCCCCTTCACCGGCATCAAGCGGTCACTGACGGACGGAGGCATCCGCGTGCCGTTCATCGCCTGGTGGCCGGGCAAGGTGAAGCCCGCCGTCTCCGACCACGTCGGCTACTTCGGTGACATCATGGCGACCGCCGCGGACCTTTCCGGCGCGGCGCTCCCGCCTAACCGGGACTCCATCAGCCTGCTGCCCGTCCTTTCCGGGCAGGGGGAGCAGAAGGAGCATGAGTTCCTCTACTGGGAATTCCACGAAGGTGGCTTCCGCCACGCCGCGCTCTACCAGGGCCGCTGGAAAGGCATCCGCCGGAACGGCAAGCTGTTCCTCTACGACCAGCAGAACGACGTGGCGGAAAAGAACGACGTCGCCGCGCAGCATCCGGAAGTGCTGGCGAAGATCGACGCGTATCTGAAGACGGCACGGAGTGAATCGCCCGACTGGCCTGTGGGAGAGTAA
- a CDS encoding FAD-dependent oxidoreductase, with amino-acid sequence MRHTIPLLLFSTCLSHAADIIIYGATPGGIASAISAAKSGSTVTVVEPGKQVGGLVTSGLSHTDFHSFESLSGSFADFAARVEAHYVKTYGKDSQQVKDCFRGTFAEPKVNRLVLEQMLAEQKGITIVKGAHLSDVTVKDGRIVSASFTSGDATTTHDGKVFIDATYEGDLMAKAGVAFHVGREGRAEFNESLAPEQGDKQLQAYNFRLIMTPDPANRVPAEKPPGYRREDFVDLLPALDSGKIKKLFDYPRDCIFKAQTPPLPNNKYDINDVSGGFIRLSLPGKNAGWPEGTREERKAIFAEHLRDQVGMIYFLQNDDSVPAKFRDEARSWGFCKDEFTDNGHLPPELYVREARRMMGVHVFSQKDSERPADDARAPLFTDTIAMGDYGNNCHGTFHEGPRFGGQHTGEFYHPVPPYQIPYGVLLPKTISNLLVPVAVSSTHVGFCALRLEPIWMSLGQAAGYAASLAAKDGTDVQKVPVQAIQKLLIADKSALTYFSDLPLDSPDFAAVQWWAAKGGFHGVEPWGKTLRGKKIHGQYNEAAPGHEAKLDEPLTPELKKQWLALAKSINAPGAEAAAAATTRIAFIKAIHPQP; translated from the coding sequence ATGCGCCACACGATCCCACTCCTGCTGTTCTCCACCTGCCTCAGCCACGCTGCGGATATCATCATCTACGGGGCCACCCCCGGCGGCATCGCCTCCGCCATCTCCGCGGCGAAGTCCGGCTCGACGGTGACGGTGGTGGAGCCTGGAAAACAGGTCGGCGGACTGGTCACCAGCGGACTGTCGCACACGGATTTCCATTCCTTCGAGAGCCTTTCCGGCAGCTTCGCGGACTTCGCGGCGCGGGTGGAGGCCCATTACGTGAAGACCTATGGCAAGGACTCCCAGCAGGTGAAGGACTGCTTCCGCGGCACCTTCGCGGAGCCGAAGGTGAACCGCCTGGTGCTGGAGCAGATGCTCGCGGAACAGAAGGGCATCACCATCGTCAAAGGCGCGCACCTCTCCGATGTCACGGTGAAGGACGGGCGGATCGTTTCCGCCAGCTTCACCTCCGGAGATGCGACCACCACGCATGACGGGAAGGTCTTCATCGACGCGACCTATGAAGGCGACCTGATGGCGAAGGCGGGCGTCGCCTTCCACGTGGGCCGGGAGGGCCGCGCGGAGTTCAACGAGTCCCTGGCACCGGAGCAGGGCGACAAGCAGCTCCAGGCGTACAATTTCCGCCTCATCATGACACCGGACCCGGCCAACCGGGTGCCCGCGGAAAAGCCGCCCGGCTACCGGCGGGAGGACTTCGTGGACCTGCTGCCCGCGCTGGATTCCGGGAAGATCAAGAAGCTGTTCGACTACCCGCGTGACTGTATCTTCAAGGCGCAGACCCCTCCCCTGCCGAACAACAAGTATGACATCAATGATGTCTCCGGCGGCTTCATCCGCCTGTCCCTCCCCGGCAAGAACGCCGGATGGCCGGAGGGCACCCGCGAGGAACGCAAGGCCATCTTCGCCGAGCACCTGCGCGACCAGGTGGGCATGATCTATTTCCTCCAGAACGACGATTCCGTCCCGGCGAAGTTCCGCGACGAGGCGCGGTCCTGGGGATTCTGCAAGGACGAGTTCACGGACAACGGCCACCTGCCGCCGGAACTCTACGTGCGCGAGGCGCGCCGCATGATGGGCGTCCATGTCTTTTCACAGAAGGACAGCGAGCGCCCCGCCGATGACGCGCGCGCGCCGCTTTTCACGGACACCATCGCCATGGGTGACTACGGAAACAACTGCCACGGCACCTTCCACGAAGGGCCGCGCTTCGGCGGGCAGCACACGGGAGAGTTCTACCACCCGGTGCCGCCCTACCAGATCCCCTACGGCGTGCTGTTGCCGAAGACCATCAGCAACCTGCTGGTCCCCGTGGCGGTGTCCTCCACCCATGTCGGCTTCTGCGCGCTGAGGCTGGAGCCGATCTGGATGTCGCTCGGACAGGCCGCCGGATACGCGGCATCGCTGGCGGCGAAAGATGGCACCGACGTCCAGAAGGTCCCGGTGCAGGCGATCCAGAAACTCCTCATCGCGGACAAGTCCGCCCTCACCTACTTCAGCGACCTGCCGCTGGACTCACCTGATTTCGCGGCCGTCCAGTGGTGGGCGGCGAAGGGCGGCTTCCACGGTGTCGAGCCGTGGGGCAAGACCCTCCGCGGGAAGAAGATCCACGGCCAGTACAACGAAGCCGCACCCGGCCATGAAGCGAAGCTGGACGAGCCGCTCACCCCGGAACTGAAGAAACAGTGGCTGGCCCTCGCCAAATCCATCAACGCGCCCGGCGCTGAAGCCGCCGCCGCTGCCACCACCCGCATCGCCTTCATCAAAGCCATCCACCCGCAGCCATGA